One window from the genome of Pedobacter schmidteae encodes:
- a CDS encoding 50S ribosomal protein L25/general stress protein Ctc: protein MKTIAISGSPRENVGKRDAKELRYEGKVPAVLYGGKEQIHFAAVITDLKDAIYTPEANFVEIAINGNKIKAIIKELQFHPLTDVLLHVDFLQLFDDKEILMEIPVKLTGTSPGVKMGGKLVQKLRKLRVKAFPKDMPQAVEVSIAKMEVGNLFRVRDLEKGNYTVTNTGEDTIVSVAMSRALKQAEQEANKK from the coding sequence ATGAAAACAATCGCAATTAGCGGTTCTCCAAGAGAGAACGTAGGGAAACGCGATGCTAAAGAACTTCGCTACGAAGGTAAAGTTCCTGCAGTATTGTATGGTGGTAAAGAGCAAATTCACTTTGCAGCAGTAATCACTGATTTGAAGGATGCTATTTACACTCCGGAAGCAAATTTTGTAGAAATTGCTATCAATGGAAACAAAATTAAAGCTATCATTAAAGAATTACAATTTCACCCATTAACAGACGTATTATTGCACGTAGATTTTCTTCAGTTATTTGATGACAAAGAGATCTTAATGGAAATCCCAGTTAAATTAACCGGTACTTCTCCAGGTGTTAAAATGGGTGGTAAATTGGTTCAGAAATTACGTAAACTTCGTGTTAAAGCATTCCCTAAAGATATGCCTCAAGCTGTAGAAGTAAGTATTGCTAAAATGGAAGTAGGTAACTTATTCCGTGTGCGTGATTTAGAAAAAGGTAATTATACTGTGACCAATACAGGTGAAGACACTATCGTTTCTGTAGCGATGTCAAGAGCTTTAAAACAAGCAGAGCAAGAAGCTAACAAAAAATAG
- the pth gene encoding aminoacyl-tRNA hydrolase produces the protein MKYLIVGLGNIGPEYAYTRHNIGFMIADELVKQQEGTFSNTRLAYYAEVGFKGRKLHVIKPTTYMNLSGKAVNYYMQELRIPLENVLVIVDDLALPLGKLRLKLQGSSAGHNGLKSIEGLCGGQGYPRLRFGISDNFAKGRQADYVLSPFDKDEWPELPALIDKSTELIKSFVTIGPAKTMTAFNQ, from the coding sequence ATGAAGTACTTAATAGTTGGTTTAGGAAATATCGGTCCGGAGTATGCCTACACGCGCCATAATATTGGTTTTATGATTGCTGATGAGTTGGTAAAACAACAGGAAGGCACATTTTCTAATACCCGACTGGCCTACTATGCAGAAGTTGGTTTTAAAGGGCGCAAATTGCATGTGATTAAACCGACTACTTATATGAACCTGAGTGGAAAGGCGGTGAACTATTATATGCAGGAGTTGCGTATTCCCCTGGAAAATGTGTTGGTGATTGTTGATGACCTGGCCTTGCCATTGGGCAAGTTGCGTTTGAAATTACAAGGCAGTAGTGCAGGCCATAATGGCCTGAAAAGTATAGAAGGGCTTTGCGGCGGACAAGGGTATCCCCGTTTGCGTTTTGGTATCAGTGATAACTTTGCAAAAGGCCGACAGGCTGATTATGTACTGTCGCCCTTTGATAAAGATGAATGGCCTGAGTTGCCTGCATTGATAGATAAAAGTACCGAACTGATTAAAAGTTTTGTTACTATTGGCCCTGCCAAGACCATGACTGCTTTTAACCAGTAG
- a CDS encoding protein-glutamate O-methyltransferase CheR, which produces MDKETETITYEELGRLITLIKNIHGFDFGDYSAASLKRRVTRIMQLQRLSLFDLRTLLTNDADYFESFLIEVTVNVTEMFRDPSFYQSVASNIIPYLKSYQRIKIWNAGCSSGEELYSFAILFSEEHLYERCFFYGTDINADVLEEAKNGIYNLQKMKQYSENFQKTGAANTLSNYYTAKYDAVSINHSLKKNILFSVHNLASDGVFNEFQVISCRNVLIYFNTELQKKVIELFYNSLANFGFLCLGSKETLRSTELGRFKIIDKKNNIYQKIA; this is translated from the coding sequence ATGGATAAAGAAACTGAAACCATTACATACGAAGAACTCGGGAGGCTAATTACACTCATCAAAAACATTCATGGTTTTGATTTTGGGGATTATTCTGCCGCATCCTTAAAACGCAGGGTGACCAGGATTATGCAACTCCAAAGGCTAAGCCTGTTTGATTTACGAACATTATTAACTAATGACGCAGATTATTTTGAATCATTTTTAATCGAAGTCACGGTCAACGTTACCGAGATGTTCAGAGATCCCTCCTTCTACCAATCGGTTGCCAGTAACATTATCCCCTACCTGAAATCATACCAGCGCATCAAAATATGGAATGCAGGCTGCTCTAGTGGTGAGGAACTCTATTCCTTTGCCATACTATTTTCGGAAGAACATTTATATGAACGCTGCTTTTTTTACGGTACCGATATTAATGCCGATGTATTGGAAGAAGCTAAAAATGGGATTTATAACCTGCAAAAAATGAAGCAATACTCCGAGAACTTTCAAAAAACCGGAGCCGCAAATACACTCTCCAATTATTACACGGCAAAATACGACGCCGTATCCATTAACCACTCTCTAAAAAAGAACATTCTCTTTTCCGTACACAACCTGGCATCCGATGGGGTTTTTAATGAATTCCAGGTTATCTCATGCCGCAATGTGCTCATTTATTTCAATACCGAACTCCAGAAAAAAGTGATAGAATTATTTTACAATAGTTTAGCTAATTTTGGCTTTTTATGCTTAGGTTCAAAAGAAACCTTAAGGAGTACAGAACTTGGACGCTTCAAAATAATTGATAAAAAAAACAACATTTACCAAAAAATAGCTTAG
- a CDS encoding response regulator, producing the protein MFKLTFKQQVLTGFTVSLIFVLLSAITSYQSIVSFNEDSDWENHTYEIMLLTQKIDQQMTNAESGLRGYILTKNKKYLPLYSDNIDHALTSVHDLKLLVVDNHSQLNTVDTLESYVGKRIGSLKEIMEANSVSGQEAAAQRMQVDSVREIREKLSQHITKMIFKERALLKKRIITTDESKDRTVFIVIGSALIIFCLILFLFTYIRRTFDQQKETEAQIRNSNAQLEQLSTENEQKNWLLSGAASINEVMRGEQEMKELSTNIITAICNYLKAPVGALFLSNEHKQTLHLAGGYAYQSKKGTLESYAFGEGLVGQTAVEKKEKILTNLPANYMTISSGLGQAPPTSVYLIPILFESTTIAVIEIGFNGTPESTATRFLKTISESIGVAINSAAARLKLRDLFEETQQQAEELESQQEELRTTNEELVYKSDQLQASEEELRVQQEELRQTNAELEEKAQQLEERNIAINQAKEAMSLKAEELEISSKYKSEFLANMSHELRTPLNSILILARILKENRPENLNEDQIKYAGVIHNAGTDLLTLINDILDLSKIESGKIDLSILPLKPVAIKQDMEALFSELAKSKKITFHTVLDPQLPETILTDQSRLEQIVKNLLSNAFKFTPEHGEITLDISKTKPGTLFFSNQLKTSESAVLAITVKDSGIGIPADKQKLIFEAFQQADGSTSRKYGGTGLGLSISKELAHILGGEIQVESKQGQGSTFTFFVPEKNNSVDSNHEYVLPETEELPEIQSSPEPHHVSVTHQNAEQKLLIVEDDIVFADVLNDYAIEKGFKPILAHSGDVGLEMAFSELPDAIVLDIMLPVMDGWTILKKLKADPRTKNIPVHMMSAGNEKTSKAKKEGAIGFLKKPIEKEQLDEAFELLSAAHLKYNLNTVLVVEDQELHSALLAQQLTDKGVEVKQAFTGKEALDLLEEYTFDCIILDLKLPDISGFELLDLIKAVPHLSHIPVIINTAMELDQDKMAHIMKYTEAMVLKSNKSNDRLMDEVSLFMNKLKNEMGQPSSATVVSSSNIAKSSSTMEKVLNDKTILITDDDMRNIFALSSALQNYNMKIVIANNGREAIEKLEETNQIDLVLMDIMMPEMDGYEAMQVIRNKKEFAKLPIIALTAKAMKNDKEKCIEAGANDYISKPVDMDKLLSMLRVWLS; encoded by the coding sequence ATGTTTAAACTAACTTTTAAACAACAGGTATTAACCGGTTTTACAGTTTCTTTAATATTTGTTCTCCTGTCTGCCATCACCTCATATCAGAGCATTGTTTCCTTTAATGAAGACTCCGATTGGGAAAACCACACATATGAAATTATGCTCCTGACCCAAAAAATTGATCAGCAAATGACCAATGCTGAGAGCGGTCTGAGGGGCTATATACTGACCAAGAATAAAAAATATCTTCCACTTTACTCCGATAATATTGATCATGCGCTAACCAGTGTCCACGACCTTAAATTACTGGTTGTTGATAATCATTCACAGCTAAATACCGTAGACACGCTTGAATCTTACGTTGGAAAGAGAATTGGCTCGTTAAAAGAGATTATGGAGGCAAACAGTGTTTCGGGACAGGAAGCAGCGGCCCAGCGGATGCAGGTAGACAGTGTAAGGGAAATTCGTGAGAAGTTATCCCAACACATTACAAAAATGATATTTAAAGAAAGAGCACTGCTTAAAAAGCGAATCATTACTACCGATGAGAGTAAAGATAGAACAGTTTTTATTGTAATTGGAAGCGCCCTGATCATCTTCTGTCTGATTCTCTTTTTGTTTACATACATCAGAAGAACATTCGACCAGCAAAAAGAAACGGAAGCGCAGATCAGAAATAGCAACGCCCAGCTTGAACAATTATCTACCGAAAACGAACAAAAAAACTGGTTGCTGTCTGGTGCGGCCTCAATCAATGAGGTAATGCGGGGCGAACAAGAGATGAAAGAGCTCTCTACCAACATCATTACTGCAATTTGTAACTATTTAAAGGCTCCGGTAGGTGCATTATTTTTAAGTAATGAGCATAAGCAAACCCTTCATTTAGCTGGTGGCTATGCATACCAATCAAAAAAAGGAACTTTAGAGAGTTACGCCTTTGGTGAGGGCCTGGTGGGGCAAACGGCTGTTGAAAAAAAAGAAAAAATCCTGACCAATCTTCCTGCCAACTATATGACAATCAGTTCAGGTTTGGGTCAAGCGCCTCCAACATCAGTTTACCTTATTCCAATTTTGTTTGAAAGTACAACTATAGCTGTAATTGAGATTGGATTTAATGGAACTCCGGAAAGCACTGCTACACGCTTCCTGAAAACGATATCTGAAAGCATTGGTGTGGCCATTAATAGTGCGGCTGCAAGGCTCAAACTCAGAGATCTGTTTGAAGAAACCCAGCAGCAGGCAGAAGAGCTGGAAAGCCAACAAGAAGAACTACGTACCACAAATGAAGAATTGGTTTATAAATCAGATCAACTACAGGCATCTGAAGAAGAACTTAGGGTACAGCAGGAAGAGCTACGTCAAACCAATGCCGAGCTGGAGGAAAAAGCCCAACAGCTGGAAGAACGCAACATTGCTATAAACCAGGCTAAAGAAGCCATGAGCTTAAAGGCCGAAGAACTGGAAATTTCGAGCAAATACAAATCAGAGTTCCTGGCCAATATGAGTCACGAATTAAGGACTCCATTAAACAGCATCCTTATTCTGGCACGAATACTAAAGGAAAACAGACCCGAAAATCTGAATGAAGATCAGATTAAATATGCCGGCGTAATACACAATGCCGGTACCGACCTGCTAACCCTGATCAACGATATCCTGGATCTGTCCAAAATTGAATCCGGAAAAATTGACCTGTCCATATTACCTTTAAAACCTGTCGCCATTAAACAGGATATGGAAGCATTGTTCTCTGAACTGGCAAAAAGCAAAAAAATCACTTTTCATACCGTTCTCGATCCGCAGCTACCCGAAACAATTCTCACTGATCAATCCAGATTGGAGCAAATTGTAAAAAATCTGCTCTCCAATGCGTTCAAATTTACGCCCGAACATGGAGAAATTACGCTTGATATCAGCAAAACAAAGCCTGGAACCTTATTTTTCTCCAATCAGTTAAAAACAAGCGAGAGTGCTGTGTTGGCTATTACCGTAAAAGACTCAGGAATAGGTATTCCGGCCGACAAGCAAAAACTGATATTCGAAGCTTTCCAACAGGCCGATGGCTCGACCAGCAGAAAATATGGCGGCACCGGACTGGGTTTATCCATCAGCAAAGAGCTGGCGCATATATTGGGTGGAGAAATTCAGGTTGAAAGTAAACAGGGACAAGGAAGTACATTCACATTCTTCGTCCCCGAAAAAAATAATTCTGTGGATTCGAACCACGAGTATGTTTTACCTGAAACTGAAGAACTTCCTGAAATACAATCGTCTCCAGAGCCGCACCACGTTTCAGTAACCCATCAAAACGCTGAGCAGAAGCTGCTGATTGTTGAAGATGACATCGTTTTTGCAGATGTACTGAATGATTATGCCATTGAAAAAGGCTTTAAACCAATTCTGGCCCATAGCGGCGATGTTGGTCTTGAAATGGCCTTTTCTGAATTACCGGATGCCATCGTACTGGATATCATGCTGCCGGTTATGGACGGATGGACTATTCTTAAAAAGCTGAAGGCCGATCCGAGAACAAAAAACATCCCGGTTCACATGATGTCGGCAGGAAACGAGAAAACCTCAAAAGCAAAAAAAGAAGGGGCCATAGGCTTCCTCAAAAAACCAATCGAAAAAGAACAGCTGGACGAAGCCTTTGAGCTACTGAGCGCAGCACATTTAAAGTACAACCTCAATACCGTGCTGGTTGTTGAAGATCAGGAATTACATAGCGCTCTGCTTGCTCAACAGCTAACAGATAAAGGTGTTGAAGTAAAACAGGCATTTACTGGCAAGGAAGCCCTAGACCTTTTAGAAGAATACACTTTTGATTGTATCATCCTTGATTTGAAACTACCAGACATTTCAGGGTTCGAACTACTCGACCTCATTAAAGCTGTACCTCATTTATCGCATATTCCGGTTATAATTAATACAGCGATGGAGCTTGACCAGGATAAAATGGCTCATATTATGAAGTATACTGAAGCCATGGTACTGAAATCCAACAAGTCAAATGATAGGTTAATGGATGAAGTTAGCCTGTTCATGAACAAACTAAAAAATGAAATGGGTCAGCCTTCAAGTGCAACGGTAGTCAGCAGCAGCAATATTGCCAAATCGTCTTCAACGATGGAGAAAGTATTGAATGACAAAACCATTCTGATCACTGATGACGATATGCGTAATATCTTTGCCCTATCCAGTGCGCTGCAAAACTATAACATGAAAATCGTGATTGCCAATAATGGTCGGGAAGCAATAGAAAAACTGGAAGAAACCAATCAGATAGATCTGGTATTAATGGATATCATGATGCCTGAAATGGATGGTTATGAAGCCATGCAGGTCATCCGAAATAAAAAGGAATTTGCCAAACTCCCCATCATAGCCCTTACTGCAAAGGCCATGAAAAATGACAAAGAAAAATGTATCGAGGCCGGAGCAAATGATTACATATCCAAACCTGTTGATATGGATAAATTACTTTCAATGTTAAGAGTTTGGTTGAGCTGA
- a CDS encoding ribose-phosphate pyrophosphokinase, which yields MPLQFNPVKLFAGTGTKELAERIAEQYGKPLGDVTLNKFSDGEFQPSYNETVRGCDVFLIQSTYQPSDNLMELLLMVDAAKRASAHYITAVVPYYGLARQDRKDKPRVAIGAKLVANLLKSAGIHRIMTMDLHAAQIQGFFDIPVDHLDGSVIFVPYIKSLGLENLIIASPDMGGSYRARTFAKFFNAEVVICDKRRKRANEIESMSIIGDVVGQDVVLIDDICDTAGTLAKAAALIMEKGANSVRAVCTHPVLSGKAYETVENSMLTELIVTDTIPLKQQSEKIRVLSTAPLFAKAIANVNEHGSISDLFNV from the coding sequence ATGCCATTGCAATTTAACCCAGTTAAACTTTTTGCCGGAACAGGTACAAAAGAACTAGCAGAAAGAATTGCCGAACAATACGGCAAACCACTTGGCGATGTAACTTTAAACAAGTTTAGCGACGGTGAGTTTCAGCCTTCTTACAATGAAACCGTACGTGGTTGTGATGTTTTTCTGATTCAATCTACCTATCAGCCTTCAGATAATTTAATGGAATTGTTGTTGATGGTTGATGCTGCAAAACGTGCGTCGGCACATTATATTACAGCTGTTGTTCCTTATTATGGTTTGGCGAGACAAGACAGAAAAGATAAACCAAGGGTGGCAATAGGTGCTAAGTTGGTAGCTAATCTGTTAAAGTCGGCAGGGATACATCGCATTATGACCATGGATTTGCATGCAGCTCAGATACAAGGTTTTTTTGATATCCCGGTTGACCATCTGGATGGATCGGTAATCTTTGTTCCCTATATTAAAAGCCTGGGATTGGAAAATCTGATCATTGCTTCGCCTGATATGGGTGGATCTTATCGTGCACGTACCTTTGCTAAATTCTTTAATGCTGAGGTAGTGATTTGCGACAAGAGACGTAAGCGTGCCAATGAAATAGAATCGATGTCGATTATTGGAGATGTTGTTGGCCAGGATGTAGTTTTAATTGATGACATCTGCGATACAGCAGGGACATTGGCTAAAGCTGCAGCGTTAATTATGGAAAAAGGCGCTAATAGTGTAAGAGCTGTTTGTACCCATCCGGTACTTTCGGGAAAGGCATATGAAACGGTGGAAAACTCAATGCTGACAGAATTAATTGTTACCGATACGATTCCTTTGAAACAGCAAAGTGAAAAAATCAGGGTGCTGAGCACCGCGCCATTATTTGCAAAGGCGATTGCCAATGTAAATGAGCACGGTTCTATCAGTGACCTGTTTAATGTTTAA
- a CDS encoding response regulator has product MEKINILIVDDRPENIIALEALLQRDDINIVSTTNPNEALRLSWEMDIAIAMVDVQMPEMDGFELVEILKSNPRTKEILIIFVTAISKETKYAVKGLNTGAVDYLYKPLDPFVTSAKVDSFIQFVRNQREIQKKNKELEAYQKELIKAKDLAEQGKRIKENFLANMSHEIRTPINGIIGIAQLLKKTDLTDEQHEMVNLLEISSNSLLGVINDVLDLSKIESGKFRINRAPTDIAKICGSVVDLLRIPAIEKKLDLILELDPETPKMLLADSLRLNQILMNLIGNAIKFTHKGSVTLKVEVEDKKGNNVLLKFSVIDTGIGIAKDNIDKIFETFEQADEQTTIKFGGTGLGLSIVKNLSKLKGGTLEVHSEEFNGSTFRFTNWYEILKEMEIPQKPAEEKLIPLPHLKLLVAEDNPINKFLIMKILQNWQINIDVVENGKEALEKLRENNYNLILMDTFMPVMNGLEAIKLIREGYASGKENIPIITFSAAVLDTDKETAMAAGANDVISKPFEPAVLYKKIIEYTTG; this is encoded by the coding sequence ATGGAAAAAATTAACATATTAATTGTTGATGATAGACCCGAGAACATTATTGCCTTAGAAGCGCTCCTGCAACGAGATGACATTAACATCGTAAGTACCACCAACCCCAATGAAGCACTCCGCCTGTCCTGGGAGATGGATATCGCTATTGCAATGGTAGATGTTCAAATGCCCGAAATGGATGGCTTTGAATTGGTAGAGATCCTTAAAAGTAACCCCAGAACTAAAGAGATACTGATCATATTTGTTACAGCCATCTCAAAAGAAACCAAATATGCAGTTAAAGGCTTAAATACAGGCGCAGTAGATTACCTTTATAAACCCCTTGACCCATTTGTTACCTCTGCAAAAGTAGATTCATTTATCCAATTTGTCAGAAACCAACGAGAGATACAAAAAAAGAACAAAGAACTTGAAGCTTACCAGAAAGAGTTAATTAAAGCCAAAGATCTGGCCGAACAAGGCAAACGCATCAAAGAAAATTTCCTGGCCAATATGAGCCACGAAATCCGCACACCAATTAACGGAATTATTGGAATTGCCCAGCTATTAAAGAAAACAGACCTTACCGACGAGCAACATGAAATGGTCAACCTGCTTGAAATCTCTTCCAACTCACTGCTAGGTGTTATTAACGATGTACTTGATTTATCTAAAATAGAGTCTGGCAAATTCAGAATCAACCGCGCCCCGACAGATATAGCTAAAATATGCGGTTCAGTGGTCGACCTGCTGCGTATTCCTGCCATCGAAAAGAAACTCGATCTGATTCTGGAACTGGACCCCGAAACGCCAAAAATGTTATTGGCCGATTCCCTTCGTCTCAACCAGATCCTGATGAACCTGATTGGAAATGCGATTAAATTTACGCATAAAGGAAGTGTTACCTTAAAGGTAGAAGTAGAAGATAAAAAAGGGAACAATGTACTCCTCAAATTTTCTGTTATTGACACCGGAATAGGCATTGCAAAAGACAATATTGATAAAATTTTTGAAACCTTTGAACAGGCCGACGAACAAACGACCATTAAATTTGGCGGTACGGGCTTAGGCCTTTCTATTGTAAAAAACCTGTCAAAACTAAAAGGCGGTACACTGGAAGTACATAGCGAAGAATTTAATGGAAGTACTTTTCGCTTTACCAACTGGTACGAAATTTTAAAAGAAATGGAAATTCCCCAAAAACCTGCAGAAGAAAAACTGATTCCTCTTCCTCATCTGAAGCTCCTTGTTGCCGAAGACAATCCCATCAATAAATTCCTGATCATGAAAATTCTGCAAAACTGGCAGATCAACATAGATGTGGTAGAAAACGGGAAAGAAGCCCTCGAAAAGCTGAGAGAAAACAATTACAACCTGATTCTGATGGACACCTTTATGCCGGTAATGAACGGGCTTGAGGCCATTAAATTGATCAGAGAAGGATATGCCAGTGGTAAAGAGAACATTCCTATCATCACATTTTCGGCAGCGGTACTGGATACGGATAAAGAAACGGCTATGGCAGCAGGGGCCAATGATGTTATCAGCAAACCATTTGAACCTGCTGTACTCTACAAAAAGATTATTGAATATACTACTGGTTAA